Proteins from a genomic interval of Buchnera aphidicola (Brachycaudus cardui):
- the grpE gene encoding nucleotide exchange factor GrpE: MHTENKQSNDKKNNIEENIDDILLFQNKKIQDLKVQLLKNKKKIDDLELRKLANIENINKNTKEKINKIKYTETEKCLKKIIPIIDSLEDILTLSKKLNITEQPLIKGIELTLQSLFNILFKLNVKIEGNKNEVFNSNIHDIFEKKTSNDIPYNHIISIHKKGFSLNKVVLRKAIVTISKK, translated from the coding sequence ATGCATACTGAAAACAAACAGTCTAATGATAAAAAAAATAATATAGAAGAAAATATTGATGATATTCTTTTATTTCAAAATAAAAAAATTCAGGATTTAAAAGTTCAGTTATTAAAGAACAAGAAAAAAATAGATGATCTTGAATTGCGTAAATTAGCTAATATAGAAAATATAAATAAAAATACAAAAGAAAAAATCAACAAGATAAAATATACAGAAACTGAAAAGTGTTTAAAAAAAATAATACCAATCATTGATTCTTTAGAAGATATATTAACATTATCTAAAAAATTAAATATCACAGAACAACCTTTAATTAAAGGAATTGAATTAACACTACAGTCTTTATTTAATATCTTATTTAAATTGAATGTTAAAATAGAAGGTAATAAAAACGAAGTTTTTAACTCTAATATTCATGATATTTTTGAAAAAAAAACATCTAATGATATACCATATAATCATATTATTTCAATTCATAAAAAAGGATTTAGTTTAAATAAAGTAGTATTAAGAAAAGCAATAGTAACCATTTCAAAAAAATAA
- the nadK gene encoding NAD(+) kinase, with protein MKQHFTCIGIVGHPRYASALITHKILYKWLIKNGYKVFIERTVSRSLKLDSAKTATLLEIGQSCDLAIIIGGDGNLLCAARVLSFYNIKIIGINRGNLGFLTDLNPDTGLQKLSEVLSGNYLLENRFLLDAQVCQDKVISRSSIAINEVVLHTKHLAHMIEFEVYINNKFSFSQRADGLIVSTPTGSTGYSLSAGGPIIETSLNAIVLMPMFPHTLSSRPLVIDSNSTICLKFSKAETNLKISCDSQIVLTIERGECVFIRRSSYYLNLIHPKSYNYFKTLTSKLNWSKKFF; from the coding sequence ATGAAGCAACATTTCACTTGTATTGGTATTGTTGGACATCCGCGTTATGCGAGTGCATTAATAACTCATAAAATACTTTATAAGTGGTTGATAAAAAATGGTTATAAGGTTTTTATTGAGCGTACTGTTTCTAGATCATTAAAATTAGATAGTGCTAAAACTGCGACATTATTAGAAATTGGTCAATCATGTGATTTAGCAATTATTATAGGAGGAGATGGAAATTTATTATGTGCAGCTCGTGTTTTATCATTTTATAATATTAAAATTATTGGTATCAACCGTGGTAATTTAGGTTTTCTTACTGATTTAAACCCTGATACTGGATTGCAGAAATTATCAGAAGTATTATCTGGAAATTATTTATTAGAAAATCGATTTTTATTAGATGCACAAGTTTGTCAAGATAAAGTAATATCTAGATCTAGTATAGCTATTAATGAAGTAGTATTGCATACAAAACATTTAGCACATATGATAGAGTTTGAAGTTTATATAAACAATAAATTTTCTTTTTCTCAACGTGCAGATGGATTAATTGTTTCTACTCCTACAGGTTCTACTGGTTATTCACTTTCAGCAGGTGGACCAATTATAGAAACATCTTTAAATGCGATTGTATTGATGCCTATGTTTCCACATACTCTATCTTCTCGTCCTTTAGTTATTGATAGCAACAGTACTATTTGTTTGAAATTTTCTAAGGCTGAAACTAATTTAAAAATTAGTTGTGATAGTCAAATTGTTTTAACTATTGAAAGAGGTGAATGCGTATTTATTCGTCGTAGTAGTTACTATTTAAATCTTATTCATCCTAAAAGTTATAATTATTTTAAAACATTGACTTCTAAATTAAATTGGTCTAAGAAGTTTTTTTGA
- a CDS encoding outer membrane protein assembly factor BamE, whose product MENYIKILLIVVFFSGCSYLDQKKYYANNYLETKHVNQKFLNKSYIGMTKEQIIYIFGVPIISDPFDDVYHYYIYSKKDQNIFHKNMLNLYFKKNQVSSYDIQ is encoded by the coding sequence ATGGAAAATTATATCAAAATACTATTGATAGTTGTTTTTTTTTCTGGCTGTTCTTATTTAGATCAAAAGAAATACTATGCTAACAATTATTTAGAGACAAAACATGTTAATCAAAAATTTTTAAATAAAAGTTATATTGGTATGACAAAAGAACAAATAATTTATATTTTTGGTGTACCGATCATTTCTGATCCCTTTGATGATGTATATCATTATTATATATATAGTAAGAAAGACCAAAATATTTTTCATAAAAATATGTTAAATTTATATTTTAAAAAGAATCAAGTATCGAGTTATGATATTCAATAG
- the grxD gene encoding Grx4 family monothiol glutaredoxin, translating to MNVIQKIEQQIKDNIILIYMKGTPEAPSCGFSAQAVRALSVCGEKFAYVDVLENTDIRNELPKYANWPTFPQLWIDGKLIGGCSIILEMLESGDLKKIILDTVKKYQV from the coding sequence ATGAATGTAATTCAAAAAATAGAGCAGCAAATTAAAGATAATATTATTTTAATTTATATGAAGGGAACTCCTGAGGCTCCTAGTTGTGGTTTTTCTGCACAAGCAGTACGAGCTTTATCAGTTTGTGGAGAAAAATTTGCTTATGTAGATGTTTTAGAAAATACAGATATTAGAAATGAGTTGCCAAAATATGCTAATTGGCCTACATTTCCTCAGTTATGGATAGATGGTAAACTCATTGGTGGATGTAGTATTATACTTGAAATGTTAGAAAGTGGGGATTTAAAAAAAATAATATTAGATACAGTAAAAAAATATCAAGTTTAA
- the rnt gene encoding ribonuclease T: MSTTQEFNLLSDRFRTFYPVVIDIETAGFNAQTDALLEIAVITLKMDESGWLHKENMVHFHIEPFQGSIINSDAIAFNKIDPFNPLRGAISEKKAIESILDTVRQGIKMQGCSRGIVVAHNANFDHNFLMAAIERAKIKNNPFHPFVTFDTAALSGLVVGQTVLAKACKAIGLSFDNHQAHSALYDTLQTANLFCELVNRWKRLGGWPLNIKKK; encoded by the coding sequence ATGTCTACAACTCAAGAATTCAATTTATTAAGTGATCGATTTCGTACTTTTTATCCTGTTGTCATAGACATTGAAACTGCAGGATTCAATGCACAAACTGACGCATTATTAGAAATTGCTGTAATAACATTAAAAATGGATGAATCAGGATGGTTACATAAAGAAAATATGGTGCATTTTCATATAGAACCTTTTCAAGGATCTATCATTAATTCTGATGCAATAGCATTTAATAAAATTGATCCGTTTAATCCACTACGTGGCGCTATTAGCGAAAAAAAAGCAATTGAATCTATATTAGATACCGTACGTCAAGGAATTAAAATGCAAGGTTGTAGTCGCGGAATTGTTGTTGCACATAATGCTAATTTTGATCATAATTTTTTAATGGCAGCAATTGAAAGAGCAAAAATAAAAAATAATCCTTTTCATCCATTTGTTACGTTTGACACCGCAGCATTAAGCGGATTAGTAGTTGGACAGACAGTTTTAGCTAAAGCATGTAAAGCTATTGGTTTATCATTTGATAATCATCAAGCTCATTCTGCACTTTATGATACTCTACAAACTGCTAATCTTTTTTGTGAATTAGTAAATCGCTGGAAACGTTTAGGTGGATGGCCTCTAAATATAAAAAAAAAATAA
- a CDS encoding Fe-Mn family superoxide dismutase, with amino-acid sequence MSYILPALPYSYNALEPFFDEKTMKIHHTKHHQNYVNNTNSILEKTAFSSLSIDELISILNEINLENKIVLQNNAGGHINHSFFWKSLKLGTILQGDLKIEIEKEFGTIDLFKAKFEEVALNHFGSGWIWLVNQNGILSIVSTVNQDNPLMGKLISNTYGYPIIGLDVWEHAYYLKYNNRRLDYIKAFWNVVNWEEASNRLQK; translated from the coding sequence ATGAGTTATATTCTTCCTGCTTTACCTTATTCATATAATGCTTTAGAACCTTTTTTCGATGAAAAAACTATGAAGATTCATCATACTAAACATCATCAAAATTATGTGAATAATACTAATTCTATTTTAGAAAAAACAGCATTTTCCTCATTGTCTATTGATGAATTAATATCTATTTTGAATGAGATTAATTTAGAAAACAAAATTGTATTACAAAATAATGCAGGAGGGCATATTAATCATAGTTTTTTTTGGAAAAGTTTGAAATTAGGTACTATTTTACAAGGTGATTTAAAAATAGAAATAGAAAAAGAGTTTGGTACTATTGATTTATTTAAAGCAAAATTTGAAGAAGTTGCTCTTAATCATTTTGGTTCTGGTTGGATATGGTTAGTTAATCAGAATGGAATTCTATCGATTGTTTCTACAGTTAATCAAGACAATCCTTTAATGGGAAAATTAATATCTAATACCTATGGGTATCCCATTATTGGTTTAGATGTTTGGGAACATGCCTATTATTTAAAATATAACAATAGACGATTAGATTATATTAAAGCTTTTTGGAATGTTGTTAATTGGGAAGAAGCTTCTAATCGTTTACAGAAATAA
- the pth gene encoding aminoacyl-tRNA hydrolase, with the protein MIVGLSNPKLKYHNTRHNVGSWYIYALAKKFYKSLKEEKKFLGFTTSFNIESKSIRLFIPNIFMNINGESILKIALFYNINLYEILVVHDDLELKPGILKVKYSYGHNGHNGLRNIISVFNKKINFYRLRIGIGRPNNKDEISSFVLSNPNDTEKILIQKSIKEAVEKTFDLISPK; encoded by the coding sequence ATGATAGTAGGATTATCTAATCCAAAATTAAAATATCATAATACACGTCATAATGTAGGCTCTTGGTATATTTATGCATTAGCTAAAAAATTTTATAAAAGTTTAAAAGAAGAAAAAAAATTTTTAGGTTTTACTACTTCTTTTAATATAGAATCAAAATCTATTCGATTGTTTATACCTAATATATTTATGAATATCAATGGTGAATCAATATTAAAAATAGCATTGTTTTATAATATTAATTTATATGAAATATTAGTAGTACATGATGATTTAGAACTAAAACCTGGAATTTTAAAAGTAAAGTACAGTTATGGACATAATGGACATAATGGATTAAGAAACATTATTAGTGTATTCAATAAAAAAATTAATTTTTATCGATTAAGAATTGGTATTGGTCGTCCAAACAATAAAGATGAAATATCTTCTTTTGTACTATCAAATCCTAATGATACAGAGAAAATATTAATTCAAAAATCAATTAAAGAAGCTGTAGAAAAAACTTTTGATTTAATTTCGCCAAAATAA
- the ychF gene encoding redox-regulated ATPase YchF → MGLKCGIIGLPNVGKSTLFNILTKGNSAVANFPFCTIKPNIGIAPVFDQRLSKLAQIISPKKITHAFIEFIDIAGLVKGASKGEGLGNQFLSNIREADAIVHVIRCFKDDNITHIYNDIRPLQDVDIINTELILSDFDTCEKAILQLQKKTKNTNHETEKKMNVLKKCISHLKKCLMLKILDLNTDEKEIISDLRLLSLKPTMYIANINEDKASYCFLQDLNKLAKKEDAVVIPIYANLELELINMNTEEKKSFMHEFNITNSGLNNIIQNSYKLLNLITFFTAGEKEIRAWEILNGSTSLQAAHKIHSDFSKGFIRAQIIKYLDFIKYKSEVKIREIGRFKTEGKNYQIQDGDIVHFLFNI, encoded by the coding sequence ATGGGTTTAAAATGCGGCATTATAGGGTTGCCTAATGTTGGAAAATCTACTTTATTTAATATTTTAACCAAAGGAAATTCAGCAGTTGCTAATTTTCCATTTTGTACCATCAAACCTAATATAGGAATTGCTCCAGTTTTTGATCAACGTTTGAGTAAACTTGCTCAAATTATTTCTCCTAAAAAAATAACACATGCATTTATAGAGTTTATAGATATTGCAGGGTTAGTTAAAGGAGCTTCTAAAGGTGAAGGATTAGGTAATCAATTTTTAAGTAATATACGAGAAGCTGATGCTATAGTACACGTTATACGTTGTTTTAAAGATGATAATATTACTCATATTTATAACGATATTAGACCTTTACAAGATGTTGATATTATTAATACTGAATTGATTTTATCTGATTTTGATACTTGCGAAAAAGCTATATTACAATTACAAAAAAAAACAAAGAATACAAATCATGAAACTGAAAAAAAAATGAATGTTTTAAAGAAGTGTATTAGTCATTTAAAAAAATGTTTAATGTTAAAAATTCTTGATTTAAATACAGATGAAAAAGAAATAATTAGTGATTTACGTCTTTTAAGCTTAAAACCAACTATGTATATAGCGAATATCAATGAAGATAAAGCATCTTATTGTTTTTTACAAGATTTAAATAAATTAGCTAAAAAAGAAGACGCTGTAGTTATTCCTATTTATGCGAATTTAGAATTAGAATTAATTAATATGAATACGGAAGAAAAAAAATCTTTCATGCACGAGTTTAATATAACTAATTCAGGATTAAATAATATTATTCAAAATAGTTATAAACTACTAAATTTAATAACTTTTTTTACTGCAGGTGAAAAAGAAATTCGCGCTTGGGAAATTCTTAATGGTAGTACTAGTCTTCAGGCTGCACACAAAATACACAGTGATTTTAGTAAGGGTTTTATTAGAGCGCAAATTATTAAATATTTAGATTTTATAAAATATAAAAGTGAAGTAAAAATCAGAGAAATAGGTAGATTTAAGACTGAAGGAAAAAATTATCAAATACAAGATGGTGATATTGTACATTTTTTATTTAACATATAG
- the thrC gene encoding threonine synthase, translating into MKLYNLKNHNETVNFAKAVKLGLGQQQGLFFPVKLPTITPIQLSEILKLDFITRSTEILSKFICNEISKDKLYKHVKKAFSFKHPLQVPITKNIHCFELFHGPTLAFKDFGARFMAQMIFSLNTKNESVTILTATSGDTGAAVAHAFYKMKNVRVIILYPKGKISELQEKLFCTLGKNIKTISINGSFDDCQKLVKEAFNDKKLKESIGLNSANSINISRLLAQICYYFEAFSLISEQQRNNLVVAVPCGNFGNLTAGLLAKSMGLPIKSFIACTNANDTVPRFLQNGKWYPKKTVSTISNAMDISQPNNWTRIEELFYRNKWNLKELRFGSVSDDITQETLKELFQLGYVSEPHAAIAYRLLQNQLKKDEFGLFLGTAHPAKFKNTVEKILNNNISLPDELKNRINLPLLSYNINPDFNKLKEFLVEN; encoded by the coding sequence ATGAAACTTTATAACTTAAAAAATCATAACGAAACAGTAAATTTTGCAAAAGCTGTAAAATTAGGATTAGGACAGCAACAAGGATTATTTTTTCCAGTAAAGTTACCAACTATTACACCGATTCAATTATCAGAAATATTAAAATTAGATTTTATTACTCGTAGTACTGAAATACTTTCTAAATTTATTTGCAATGAAATATCTAAAGATAAATTATATAAACATGTCAAAAAAGCTTTTTCATTTAAACACCCATTACAAGTGCCAATTACAAAAAATATACATTGTTTTGAACTATTTCACGGTCCAACATTAGCATTTAAAGATTTTGGAGCACGTTTTATGGCTCAAATGATTTTTTCATTAAATACAAAAAATGAATCTGTTACTATCTTAACTGCAACTTCAGGAGATACTGGTGCAGCAGTAGCACATGCTTTTTATAAAATGAAAAATGTTCGAGTTATTATTTTATATCCAAAAGGCAAAATTAGTGAATTACAAGAAAAATTATTTTGTACTTTAGGAAAAAATATTAAAACTATATCAATTAATGGTAGTTTTGATGACTGTCAAAAACTAGTAAAAGAAGCGTTTAACGATAAAAAACTAAAAGAATCTATAGGATTAAATTCTGCAAATTCTATTAATATAAGTAGATTATTAGCACAAATATGTTATTATTTTGAAGCATTTTCTTTAATTTCTGAACAACAAAGAAATAACTTAGTAGTAGCAGTTCCATGTGGTAATTTTGGTAATTTAACTGCTGGATTATTGGCTAAATCTATGGGGTTACCCATTAAATCATTTATTGCTTGTACTAATGCCAACGATACAGTTCCACGATTTCTTCAAAATGGAAAATGGTATCCTAAAAAAACTGTGTCTACAATTTCTAATGCTATGGATATTAGTCAGCCAAATAATTGGACCCGAATTGAAGAATTATTTTATAGAAATAAATGGAATTTAAAAGAACTTAGATTTGGCAGTGTATCAGATGATATAACTCAAGAAACATTAAAAGAACTATTTCAATTAGGTTATGTTTCTGAACCACACGCTGCAATAGCATATCGATTATTACAAAATCAATTAAAAAAAGATGAGTTTGGTCTATTTTTAGGTACAGCACATCCAGCTAAATTTAAAAACACTGTAGAAAAAATATTAAATAATAATATTTCATTACCTGATGAACTGAAAAACAGAATAAATTTACCACTGTTATCCTATAACATTAATCCCGATTTTAATAAATTAAAAGAGTTTTTAGTCGAAAACTAA
- the thrB gene encoding homoserine kinase — protein sequence MIKIYAPASIGNVGVGFDILGAAIIPINGTLLGDLVTIKPSTQFKLVNTGIFSNKLPKNTNQNIVWKCWLKFCQIIKKNVPVSIILEKNMPIGSGLGSSACSVVATLVAMNEFCDKPLNSKELLLLMGEIEGEISGSIHYDNVAPSYLGGLQLILEDSEIISQKIPNFKNWFWVIAWPGINVSTAEARDILPKKYKKEICIKNNRYLAGFIHASYSKQPHLAARLMQDFIAEPYRIKILPNFLEAKEKIKKIGAISCGISGSGPALFAVADNIHIAEEISLWLRKNYLQNNTGFVHICFLDLKGVRQLGQNNETL from the coding sequence ATGATCAAAATTTATGCACCAGCTTCTATTGGTAATGTTGGAGTGGGATTTGATATTTTAGGTGCAGCAATTATACCTATAAACGGAACTTTATTAGGTGATTTAGTTACAATAAAACCATCAACACAATTTAAATTAGTTAATACGGGCATTTTTTCTAATAAATTACCAAAAAACACGAATCAAAATATTGTTTGGAAATGCTGGTTAAAATTTTGTCAAATTATAAAAAAAAATGTTCCAGTTTCTATTATCCTTGAAAAAAATATGCCTATTGGATCAGGACTAGGGTCTAGCGCTTGTTCTGTAGTAGCTACTTTAGTTGCTATGAATGAGTTTTGTGATAAACCTCTAAATTCAAAAGAATTGTTATTGCTTATGGGAGAAATAGAAGGTGAAATATCAGGCAGTATACACTATGATAATGTTGCTCCATCTTATCTTGGAGGTCTACAATTAATACTAGAAGATTCTGAAATAATTAGTCAGAAAATTCCAAATTTTAAAAATTGGTTTTGGGTAATTGCTTGGCCAGGAATTAATGTTTCTACAGCAGAGGCAAGAGATATACTACCTAAAAAATATAAAAAAGAAATTTGCATAAAAAATAATCGTTATTTAGCTGGTTTTATTCATGCTTCATATAGTAAACAGCCTCATTTAGCAGCACGATTAATGCAAGATTTTATAGCAGAACCATATCGTATTAAAATATTACCTAATTTTTTAGAAGCTAAAGAAAAAATCAAGAAAATTGGAGCTATAAGCTGTGGGATATCTGGTTCAGGACCCGCTCTTTTTGCTGTTGCGGATAATATACATATAGCAGAAGAAATATCTTTATGGCTTAGAAAAAATTATTTGCAAAATAATACAGGATTCGTTCATATTTGTTTTTTAGATTTAAAAGGTGTACGCCAATTAGGACAAAATAATGAAACTTTATAA
- the thrA gene encoding bifunctional aspartate kinase/homoserine dehydrogenase I, whose translation MKLLKFGGTSLSNAEKFLSVANIIEKKNKFEQIAVVLSAPAKVTNYLVSIIEKKNYNNEILETINLVESIFIQLINELLKIQSNINYQEIETIIKKEFNELKSIVQGVILLKQCPDSIRAIIISRGEILSIFIMKSILESKKYSITIINPVENFLSIGHYLDSSVNISESKKRINKIDINKNNIILMPGFIAGNQDKELVVLGRNGSDYSAAILSACLDANSCEIWTDVDGVFTADPRIVPNAHLLKSISYQEAMELSYFGAKVLHPRTIEPISQFKIPCFIKNTNNIESNGTVICEKNNSEESFLKGVTHIDDITMFHISGPSIKHIENIIPRIFTIISRHNIKIILMTQSSSENKIIFCIINNKIYKILSLLNKEFQLELKDKLLNPFKIINNLSILSVIGSNIYQKHNIASKIFSSLGNARINILAIAQGSSEHSISLVIEKKHILKSVQNVHDILFYNNKKIIYVCLIGIGSIGSSLLRQILKQQKYLDEKNIKIKVLAIANSKKILILDQETSLYDWENNFKKSNTIFNLHVLNEFIKKYHFLNPVIIDCTSDQLLSEQYVYFLYNNCHVVASNKKANTGTLPYYKQIRSAICKTNKKFLYETNVGAGLPVIETLQNLFKTGDNLICFKGILSGSLSFIFGRLEEGVLLSQATKEAKELGFTEPNPYDDLSGIDVARKLLILAREAGYEIELQDIKIEPVLPDYFKKNNNIDEFFLQLKKLDEYFLNRVHKAHNIGNVLRFVGTIDKKGQCHVKIEEININNPLYKVKNGENALAFYTHYYQPIPLVLRGYGAGNKVTASGVFSDLLRTLS comes from the coding sequence ATGAAATTATTAAAATTTGGTGGTACTTCATTATCTAATGCAGAAAAATTCTTATCTGTAGCTAATATTATAGAAAAAAAAAATAAATTTGAACAAATTGCAGTTGTACTATCAGCACCAGCTAAGGTAACTAATTATTTAGTTTCTATTATAGAAAAAAAAAATTATAATAATGAAATATTAGAAACAATAAACCTTGTAGAAAGTATATTTATTCAGCTTATTAATGAGCTATTAAAAATACAATCTAATATCAATTATCAAGAAATAGAAACGATTATAAAAAAAGAGTTTAATGAATTAAAAAGTATAGTACAGGGTGTTATATTATTAAAACAATGTCCAGATAGTATTCGTGCAATTATTATTTCTCGTGGAGAAATACTTTCAATTTTTATAATGAAAAGTATATTAGAATCTAAAAAATATAGTATTACTATCATTAATCCTGTCGAAAATTTTTTATCTATAGGTCATTACTTAGATTCTAGTGTTAACATATCTGAATCTAAGAAACGTATTAATAAAATAGATATAAATAAAAATAATATTATTTTAATGCCTGGATTTATTGCAGGCAATCAAGATAAAGAACTAGTAGTACTAGGACGTAATGGTTCTGATTATTCTGCTGCTATTTTATCCGCATGTTTAGATGCAAATAGTTGTGAAATTTGGACAGATGTGGATGGAGTTTTTACTGCTGATCCCAGAATAGTACCCAATGCGCATTTATTAAAATCAATATCATATCAAGAAGCTATGGAACTGTCTTATTTTGGGGCTAAGGTATTACACCCGCGTACTATAGAACCAATCTCTCAATTTAAAATTCCATGTTTTATTAAAAATACTAATAATATTGAATCAAATGGAACTGTAATTTGTGAAAAAAACAACTCTGAAGAAAGCTTTTTGAAAGGTGTTACACATATTGATGATATAACTATGTTTCATATATCTGGACCTTCTATAAAACATATAGAAAATATTATTCCACGTATATTTACTATAATCTCAAGACATAATATTAAAATTATACTGATGACTCAATCATCATCAGAAAATAAAATTATTTTTTGTATTATAAATAATAAAATATATAAAATATTATCTTTATTAAATAAAGAGTTCCAATTAGAGTTAAAAGATAAATTATTAAATCCTTTTAAAATAATAAATAATCTATCTATTCTTTCAGTAATAGGATCTAATATTTATCAAAAACATAATATTGCATCTAAAATTTTTTCTTCTTTAGGTAATGCTAGAATTAATATTCTTGCAATTGCACAAGGTTCTTCAGAACATTCTATTTCATTAGTTATTGAAAAAAAACACATTTTAAAATCAGTCCAAAACGTTCATGATATATTATTTTATAATAATAAAAAAATCATTTATGTATGTTTAATTGGCATAGGTAGCATTGGTAGCTCACTACTTCGACAAATATTAAAACAACAAAAATATCTAGATGAAAAAAATATAAAAATTAAAGTTTTAGCCATTGCTAATTCTAAAAAAATATTAATATTAGATCAAGAAACAAGCTTATATGATTGGGAAAATAATTTTAAAAAATCAAACACAATATTTAATCTACACGTTTTAAATGAGTTTATAAAAAAATATCATTTTTTAAATCCAGTTATAATTGATTGTACATCTGATCAATTGTTATCTGAACAATATGTTTATTTTCTATACAATAACTGTCACGTAGTAGCATCAAATAAAAAGGCTAATACTGGTACACTACCTTATTATAAACAAATTAGAAGTGCTATTTGTAAAACTAATAAAAAATTTCTATATGAAACTAATGTAGGTGCGGGATTACCAGTTATAGAAACACTGCAAAACTTATTTAAAACAGGAGATAATCTCATTTGTTTTAAAGGCATACTATCTGGTTCTTTATCTTTTATCTTTGGAAGATTAGAAGAAGGTGTTTTATTATCACAAGCTACTAAAGAAGCTAAAGAATTAGGTTTTACTGAACCAAATCCATATGATGATTTATCAGGTATAGATGTTGCTAGAAAATTACTTATTTTAGCACGTGAAGCTGGATATGAAATAGAACTACAAGATATTAAAATTGAACCTGTGTTACCTGATTATTTTAAAAAAAATAACAATATTGATGAATTTTTTTTACAGTTAAAAAAACTAGATGAATATTTTTTAAATCGTGTTCATAAAGCACATAATATAGGTAATGTATTAAGATTTGTCGGTACCATAGACAAAAAAGGACAGTGTCATGTAAAAATTGAAGAAATTAATATCAATAACCCATTATACAAAGTAAAAAATGGTGAAAATGCACTAGCATTTTATACTCATTATTACCAACCAATTCCTCTTGTGCTAAGAGGTTATGGGGCTGGTAATAAAGTGACCGCGTCTGGAGTATTTTCCGACTTACTACGTACACTATCATAA